In Elusimicrobiota bacterium, the following proteins share a genomic window:
- a CDS encoding phosphoglucomutase/phosphomannomutase family protein, protein MSITNIKFGTSGWRAVIADEFNVQNLRRVAHAVAEHIKESREYGFRGEEYLLNLERSAGPAPKTPHIIIGYDTRYLSEDFAKITAEVFAAENISAVISDIEAPTPAVAWLVIKTKAVGGVMITASHNPAHYNGFKWTPYWGGPATPEITNDLEARISALTLAEVEKYMPFERGLSAGIIRKEDFHTDYLKQLYSLLDDKAIKKAGLKVAVDSVNGAARTYLRPMLEKLGAKTLGLREERDVLFGGRSPDTEAENLAALSAAVVKNKCNLGLACDGDADRFGIIDCDGTWISPNLVLGLALEHLVKNRGLKGKVARSVMTSHFVDSIAKYYNLEVRETAVGFKYIGNLLRTGQYLIGGEESGGLSIMNHVPEKDGLLACLLMAEMVAWEGKSIKRILSDLNKKVGTFVNSRVNLRLGAGSHMESLVEKLKANPPLELAGGTVWRIDHTDGFKFILKDGSWLGLRPSGTEPLVRVYAEAQTRVKMETLLESGKKIISGKF, encoded by the coding sequence ATGTCAATCACAAATATCAAATTCGGCACTTCCGGCTGGCGGGCCGTTATCGCCGATGAATTCAATGTACAGAATCTGCGCAGAGTCGCCCACGCCGTGGCCGAGCATATTAAAGAAAGCAGGGAATACGGCTTCAGGGGCGAGGAATATCTTTTAAACCTTGAAAGATCCGCCGGGCCGGCGCCCAAAACACCGCATATAATTATCGGTTATGACACCCGCTACCTATCCGAGGATTTCGCGAAAATAACCGCGGAGGTTTTCGCCGCTGAAAACATAAGCGCGGTAATTTCAGATATAGAAGCCCCCACCCCCGCGGTGGCCTGGCTGGTGATTAAAACAAAAGCCGTGGGCGGCGTGATGATAACAGCGAGCCATAACCCCGCGCATTACAACGGCTTTAAATGGACCCCTTACTGGGGCGGCCCGGCAACCCCCGAAATAACGAACGACCTGGAGGCCAGAATAAGCGCCCTGACGCTTGCGGAGGTGGAGAAGTATATGCCCTTTGAGCGGGGACTGTCCGCCGGCATCATAAGAAAAGAAGACTTCCACACCGACTATCTCAAACAGCTCTACTCGCTGCTTGACGATAAAGCCATAAAAAAAGCGGGGCTTAAAGTGGCGGTGGACTCGGTCAACGGCGCCGCCAGAACCTACCTTCGCCCAATGCTTGAAAAACTGGGCGCGAAAACCCTGGGCTTGAGGGAAGAACGCGATGTGCTTTTTGGCGGCCGTTCCCCCGACACCGAAGCGGAAAATCTCGCCGCCTTAAGCGCCGCCGTGGTGAAGAACAAATGCAACCTGGGCCTTGCCTGTGACGGCGATGCCGACCGTTTCGGCATTATTGACTGCGACGGCACCTGGATTTCCCCTAACCTTGTGCTGGGTCTCGCTCTTGAGCATTTGGTAAAGAACCGCGGCCTTAAGGGCAAGGTGGCCCGCTCGGTAATGACTTCCCATTTTGTGGATTCCATAGCCAAATATTATAACCTTGAGGTCAGAGAAACCGCGGTCGGTTTCAAATACATAGGAAATCTTCTTCGCACCGGCCAGTACCTGATAGGCGGCGAGGAATCCGGCGGACTTTCCATAATGAACCATGTGCCGGAAAAAGACGGTCTGCTTGCCTGCCTGCTGATGGCTGAGATGGTAGCCTGGGAAGGCAAATCCATAAAGCGCATTTTATCCGACCTGAACAAAAAAGTGGGGACTTTCGTCAATTCCAGAGTGAATCTGCGCCTTGGCGCCGGCTCACATATGGAAAGCCTGGTGGAAAAGCTGAAAGCCAACCCGCCGCTCGAGCTTGCCGGGGGCACGGTCTGGCGCATAGACCACACCGACGGTTTCAAGTTCATCCTGAAGGACGGCAGCTGGCTCGGGCTGCGGCCGTCCGGCACGGAGCCGCTGGTGCGTGTTTACGCCGAGGCTCAGACCAGAGTAAAAATGGAAACCCTGCTTGAATCAGGCAAAAAAATAATCAGCGGGAAATTTTGA